From Candida dubliniensis CD36 chromosome 7, complete sequence, the proteins below share one genomic window:
- a CDS encoding 5' to 3' DNA helicase, putative (Similar to S. cerevisiae RAD3), which yields MKFYIDDLPVLFPYPRIYPEQYAYMCDIKKTLDVGGNCILEMPSGTGKTVSLLSLTVAYQMHYPEHRKIVYCSRTMSEIEKALIELHKLMEFRANELGEVEDFRGLGLTSRKNLCLHPTISKERKGVVVDEKCRRITNGQLKEKIEKGVITEEDQVRDPETNSLCSYHEKLYDLEPHNLVPSGVYSFDALLKYCKEEGTCPYFTVRRMIPFCNIIIYSYHYLLDPKIAERVSRELSKDSIVIFDEAHNIDNVCIESLSLDLTDETLKKASRGANKLGEAIEDMKTQDSEKLQNEYEQLVEGLRQAEIARDQELFMANPVLPQDLLDEAIPGNIRKGEHFIAFLKRFIEYLKTRMKVLHVISETPTSFLQHLKELTYIERKPLRFCSERLSLLVRTLELTEIEDFNALKDIATFATLVSTYDSGFQLILEPYETEGSTVPNPILHFTCLDASIAIKPVFDRFSSVIITSGTISPLDMYPKMLKFETVIQESYAMTLARRSFLPMIVTKGSDQVSISSRFEIRNDPSVVRNYGSLLIEFAKITPDGMVVFFPSYLYMESIISMWQNMGVLDEVWKHKLILVETPDAQETSLALETYRKACSNGRGAVLLSVARGKVSEGIDFDHHYGRTVLMIGIPFQYTESRILKARLEFMRDHFQIKENDFLSFDAMRHAAQCLGRVLRGKDDYGIMVLADRRFARKKNQLPKWIAQALNDSDTNLSTDMALATAKKFLRSLAQPTNPKDSEGVSIWNIDQLQEYQKQFQKIEEVEEKEFMDIDEEDLDLL from the coding sequence ATGAAATTCTATATTGACGACCTACCTGTTCTATTCCCGTATCCAAGAATATATCCAGAGCAATATGCGTATATGTGTGATATCAAAAAGACCCTAGATGTAGGTGGCAACTGTATATTGGAAATGCCTTCAGGAACTGGGAAGACGGTATCGTTACTTTCGCTTACAGTGGCGTATCAAATGCATTATCCAGAACATAGGAAAATCGTTTACTGTTCGCGTACCATGTCTGAGATTGAAAAGGCATTGATTGAATTGCATAAATTGATGGAGTTTAGGGCCAACGAGTTGGGAGAGGTTGAAGATTTTCGCGGGTTAGGTTTGACAAGTAGAAAGAACCTTTGTCTTCACCCAACAATTTCCAAAGAACGTAAGGGAGTGGtagttgatgaaaaatGTAGGAGAATCACTAATGGACAATTGAAGGAGAAGATTGAAAAAGGGGTAATAACTGAAGAAGACCAAGTTCGTGACCCAGAAACTAATAGTTTGTGCTCGTATCATGAAAAATTGTACGATTTAGAGCCTCATAACTTGGTGCCACTGGGAGTTTATTCATTTGATGCGTTGCTCAAATATTGTAAGGAAGAAGGAACGTGTCCATACTTTACAGTAAGACGAATGATCCCCTTTTGTAACATTATAATCTACTCGTATCATTATTTGCTAGATCCCAAAATTGCTGAACGTGTTTCACGCGAATTGTCCAAAGATAGTATTGTTATATTTGATGAGGCGCACAATATTGATAACGTTTGTATTGAGTCGTTGTCGTTGGATTTGACTGATGAAACTTTAAAGAAAGCGTCGCGAGGAGCCAATAAGTTGGGAGAGGCCATTGAGGATATGAAGACGCAGGACAGTGAAAAGTTACAGAATGAATATGAACAATTGGTCGAAGGGTTGAGACAAGCCGAGATCGCTAGAGACCAAGAATTGTTTATGGCCAATCCGGTATTGCCACAGGATTTATTAGATGAAGCTATTCCTGGGAATATTAGAAAAGGTGAGCATTTTATTGCATTTTTGAAACGGTTTATAGAGTATTTGAAGACAAGGATGAAGGTGTTGCATGTTATAAGTGAGACTCCCACAAGTTTCTTGCAGCATTTAAAAGAGTTGACATATATTGAGAGGAAACCATTACGATTTTGTTCGGAGAGGTTATCGTTGTTGGTGAGAACATTGGAATTGACTGAGATTGAGGATTTTAATGCTTTGAAAGATATTGCCACTTTTGCCACGTTAGTGTCGACTTATGATAGTGGGTTCCAGTTGATATTAGAGCCATACGAGACTGAGGGAAGCACGGTTCCGAATCCCATATTACATTTCACGTGTCTAGATGCATCGATCGCCATCAAGCCCGTGTTTGATAGGTTTTCGTCGGTTATTATCACTTCAGGAACTATCTCACCATTAGATATGTATCCgaaaatgttgaaattTGAGACTGTCATCCAAGAGTCGTATGCAATGACGTTGGCACGCAGATCGTTTTTGCCAATGATTGTCACCAAGGGATCTGACCAAGTGTCTATATCTTCAAGGTTTGAAATCCGTAATGACCCGTCGGTGGTGCGAAATTATGGGTCATTGTTAATTGAGTTTGCCAAAATTACGCCTGATGGTATGGTGGTTTTCTTCCCCTCGTATCTTTATATGGAGTCTATTATTTCCATGTGGCAGAATATGGGGGTTTTGGATGAAGTGTGGAAacataaattgattttagtTGAAACGCCTGATGCACAGGAGACGTCATTGGCATTGGAAACATACAGAAAGGCGTGTTCCAACGGAAGAGGGGCAGTGTTGTTGTCGGTTGCTCGTGGTAAAGTTTCAGAAGGGATCGATTTTGATCACCACTATGGAAGAACGGTCTTGATGATAGGTATACCTTTTCAATACACCGAGTCGAGGATATTAAAGGCAAGATTAGAGTTTATGAGAGATCATTTCCAAATCAAAGAGAATGACTTTTTATCGTTCGATGCCATGAGACATGCAGCGCAGTGTTTGGGAAGAGTTTTGCGAGGGAAAGACGACTATGGTATTATGGTTTTAGCTGATCGAAGATTTGCAAGAAAGAAGAACCAGTTGCCGAAATGGATAGCACAGGCGTTGAATGATTCGGATACGAATTTGTCTACAGATATGGCACTTGCAACCgccaaaaaatttttacGAAGTTTGGctcaaccaaccaacccaAAAGACCTGGAAGGGGTGTCGATATGGAATATTGATCAGTTGCAAGAGTATCagaaacaatttcaaaaaatcgAAGAGGTGGAGGAGAAGGAGTTTATGGATATTGATGAGGAAGATCTAGATTTGTTGTAA
- a CDS encoding mitochondrial adenylate kinase, putative (Similar to S. cerevisiae ADK2), which translates to MNPLRILLLGAPGSGKGTQTSRLLKRFTQLQSLSSGDILRNQIRLGSAIGKQAQSYIKNGSLVPDKIMVGLITAELEKKKWLTQTSSWLLDGFPRTVNQAKELDRVIQNRANFNLVVELDVDQKVILQRIEARWIHEASGRVYNLDYNPPKVPFKDDVTGEALTKRQDDTAKVFQKRLDQYNEEIEPLKEFYKEKGLLYSVSGDTSDIIYPKLEKLIVDRFT; encoded by the coding sequence ATGAACCCACTTAGAATCTTACTCTTGGGAGCACCAGGATCAGGTAAAGGCACTCAAACATCACGATTGCTAAAGAGGTTTACTCAATTACAATCATTGTCTTCTGGGGATATTTTACGAAACCAAATACGTCTAGGGTCTGCAATTGGCAAGCAAGCACAGTCATATATCAAAAATGGATCTTTGGTTCCCGACAAAATAATGGTTGGCCTTATCACTGCCGAgttggaaaagaaaaagtggTTAACCCAAACGTCTAGTTGGTTATTAGATGGGTTTCCTAGAACTGTCAACCAAGCAAAGGAATTGGATCGTGTGATACAAAATCGAgccaattttaatttagtGGTTGAGTTGGATGTTGACCAGAAGGTTATTTTACAAAGAATTGAGGCTAGATGGATTCATGAAGCTAGTGGGAGAGTGTATAATTTAGATTATAACCCACCCAAAGTGCCATTCAAAGATGACGTTACGGGTGAGGCTTTGACGAAACGTCAAGACGATACCGCTAAGGTGTTTCAAAAAAGGTTGGACCAGtataatgaagaaatcGAGCCTTTAAAGGAGTTTTACAAGGAGAAAGGGTTGTTGTATTCTGTTAGTGGTGATACTTCGGATATAATCTATCCAAAGTTGGAGAAATTAATTGTAGATAGATTTACATAg
- a CDS encoding conserved hypothetical protein (possible assembly problems, either here or in C. albicans;~possibly yeast-specific), which produces MKRLVQEYIRTILRHPLLFIQLPLLIVFTLSYNILYDFTVKQFNSLFLYGVQKVSQAPDICTGKYVTQITLQAENVLDVEYLKKVEEIRKEFSCVIAPATEFGSRRSLIRYFNEMNIPLAHLFLDNLTYSNHFIHSARILKVYVIHDGEASMTHQAKHFLKYYSIQAGLSKAKYYFWISNVGILVGICGYLLHIYLALANSHRVRSNLRVLWRWLMSVFLCCFASASLITKMEGAKMWNLVFEPSTMFTKASYFLMVVVLCSRNMFTTTDISERNKMVNYYSGWHGLPLLFKILLKNLAILAVVLGCCLMLVFAAFKGELQHFLEYQLMKMFMVVVVALIIEVCMELTFFVGVVIIDSKKESLNLDEGANVISSWLKRTKAESWRYRLGTRLLRVKNYGTDILHIPLGVLLMLVMLSHWTIVMPEQVTAITVSHSNTYIYYLEYMLLVVFIVAIVALVVPPMGTPEPVEFTDTTKSYNSIVLNTKSDILRISTNTKTSSIVTTSLDHRVLFWTPQGRDPEPINIDCDLWPVNHLGLNDDGSFIVLVNFKGGVIKGFDKKEMRVKWTQLIHTPRKPKVLESFFRRRTVPGFLARKMIRKRRGSDASMSSVNSSINANFPPPIQMKSFGQKQRERKENISREEFVMVLDNGEILVVSCSDGKIESYDVKEPLTSAIKIRTPRVSDRIVVQTTKMDIIVVNIINNNMKFRQLKIESKPSSLNPPGIYAVEFVGFFIRVEGLECQLIDVNTGVIMKSFAIGNMKPNTLKVSFPEPSHCRFCGSAALSSFSVMYENEGSQVVVVHTFKVDKKAICLRVERDPREIRCVGFGGADENVNWYNNVVGYEVTAVNSMIGVVVNKTEEVVAKGTSGLQSLRNRKIKKQKEYQLMVVSLGSGKAEYYPYNKIGTLWQVVRYGHKSVILNLGSRMEIVYLGNSNLIEYIDDNSLKFNRGV; this is translated from the coding sequence ATGAAACGGTTGGTTCAAGAGTATATAAGGACAATACTCAGGCATCCGTTGTTGTTTATACAATTGCCATTGCTAATAGTGTTTACGCTATCGTATAATATTTTGTACGATTTTACGgttaaacaatttaattcattgtTTTTATATGGAGTTCAGAAAGTTAGTCAAGCACCAGATATATGCACAGGGAAGTATGTTACCCAGATTACGTTACAGGCCGAAAATGTTTTGGATGTGGAGTATTTGAAGAAGGTGGAAGAGATTAGGAAAGAGTTTAGTTGTGTCATTGCCCCTGCTACTGAATTTGGACTGAGGAGATCATTGATAAGATACTTTAATGAGATGAACATACCTTTGGCTCATTTGtttcttgataatttgacatattcaaatcattttattcattcaGCAAGGATACTAAAGGTTTATGTGATACATGATGGGGAAGCATCCATGACTCATCAGGCGAAGCATTTCCTAAAGTATTATTCGATACAAGCAGGGTTGTCGAAAGcaaaatattatttctGGATTAGCAATGTGGGGATCCTCGTGGGGATTTGCGGGTATTTGTTGCACATCTATTTAGCACTTGCCAATAGTCATAGAGTTAGGTCTAATCTAAGAGTGTTGTGGCGATGGTTAATGAGCGTGTTTTTGTGCTGCTTTGCATCAGCGAGTTTGATTACCAAAATGGAAGGTGCCAAAATGTGGAATCTTGTATTTGAACCGCTGACGATGTTTACCAAGGCGTCATATTTTTTGatggttgttgttctttGTTCAAGGAATATGTTTACGACGACTGATATACTGGAACGGAACAAGATGGTGAATTATTATAGTGGGTGGCATGGTCTACCGTTGTTGTTCAAAATacttttgaagaatttagCAATTTTGGCGGTGGTGCTAGGATGTTGTTTGATGTTGGTGTTTGCTGCATTTAAGGGTGAGCTTCAGCATTTTTTGGAGTATcagttgatgaaaatgtTTATGGTAGTAGTTGTTGCGTTGATCATTGAAGTTTGTATGGAATTgactttttttgttggagTTGTGATTATTGATCTGAAGAAGGAGTCGTTGAATTTGGATGAGGGTGCGAACGTGATATCGTCGTGGTTGAAACGAACAAAGGCTGAGTCATGGAGGTACAGGCTAGGCACGAGACTACTTAGGGTGAAAAATTATGGCACTGACATTTTGCATATTCCGTTGGGGGTTTTGTTGATGCTTGTGATGCTCAGTCATTGGACGATTGTTATGCCAGAGCAAGTGACGGCAATCACAGTTTCACATTCAAACACGTATATCTATTACCTCGAGTAtatgttgttggtggtgttTATTGTTGCAATTGTTGCTCTAGTGGTACCACCAATGGGTACCCCTGAACCAGTTGAGTTTACTGATACTACCAAGAGTTATAATAGTATTGTGTTGAACACTAAGTCGGACATATTAAGGATATCGACCAACACCAAGACTTCAAGTATTGTCACTACATCTTTGGATCATAGGGTATTATTTTGGACACCGCAAGGGCGTGATCCAGAGCCAATAAACATCGATTGTGATTTATGGCCAGTCAATCATTTAGGCCTTAATGATGATGGGAGTTTTATCGTGCTAGTCAATTTTAAAGGTGGGGTAATTAAAGGATTTGATAAGAAAGAGATGAGAGTGAAGTGGACGCAGTTGATTCACACCCCGCGCAAACCGAAGGTATTGGAATCTTTTTTTCGGAGGAGAACAGTGCCGGGATTTTTAGCACGGAAGATGATTAGAAAGAGAAGAGGCAGTGATGCATCAATGTCTTCAGTAAACTCTCTGATCAACGCCAACTTCCCACCGCCAATTCAAATGAAGTCCTTTGGACAGAAACAACGTGAGAGGAAAGAGAATATTAGCAGAGAAGAGTTTGTGATGGTTTTGGATAATGGGGAGATACTTGTTGTATCGTGTAGCGACGGGAAGATTGAGAGTTATGATGTGAAAGAGCCACTAACTAGTGCAATTAAGATTAGGACCCCAAGAGTGCTGGACCGAATAGTTGTGCAAACTACGAAAATGGACATTATTGTGGtaaatattatcaacaacaatatgaAGTTTCGGCAGCTAAAGATAGAGTCGAAGCCACTGAGTTTGAATCCACCAGGTATATATGCAGTTGAGTTTGTTGGGTTTTTCATTAGAGTTGAAGGGTTGGAGTGTCAGCTTATTGATGTGAACACGGGGGTTATTATGAAACTGTTTGCAATAGGCAATATGAAACCGAACACACTAAAAGTGTCGTTTCCGGAACCGTCGCATTGTCGGTTTTGTGGGAGTGCAGCTCTATCGTCATTTAGTGTGATGTATGAGAATGAAGGGAGTCAAGTAGTTGTTGTGCACACATTTAAGGTTGACAAGAAGGCGATATGCCTAAGAGTGGAAAGAGATCCGAGAGAAATACGTTGTGTTGGGTTTGGTGGCGCTGATGAAAACGTTAATTGGTataataatgttgttgGGTATGAAGTGACAGCAGTGAATCTGATGATAGGGGTGGTGGTTAACAAGACAGAAGAGGTTGTGGCTAAGGGTACACTGGGATTACAGTCTTTACGGAATAGGAAGATTAAGAAACAGAAAGAGTATCAGCTTATGGTGGTGAGTTTGGGAAGTGGTAAGGCTGAGTACTATCCGTATAACAAGATTGGCACGTTATGGCAAGTGGTAAGATATGGACACAAATCAGTGATTCTTAATCTTGGTAGTCGGATGGAGATTGTATACTTGGGGAACAGCAATTTAATTGAGTATATAGAtgataattctttaaaGTTTAATAGAGGTGTATAG
- a CDS encoding amphiphysin-like lipid raft protein, putative (In S. cerevisiae: subunit of a complex (Rvs161p-Rvs167p) that regulates polarization of the actin cytoskeleton, endocytosis, cell polarity, cell fusion and viability following starvation or osmotic stress;~In S. pombe: involved in cytokinesis and septation where it has a role in the localization of F-actin;~Similar to S. cerevisiae RVS161;~Similar to S. pombe HOB3), whose amino-acid sequence MSWGGFKKAINRAGAAVTVKDVDKTMDKDFDVEERRYKTLKTAGTNLQKAAKGYLDNIRAITNSQVTIAEIIYNLYEESKQGQSLYSNVGTYYLQSVKEFDEETVKQIDGPYRETVLDPIGKFSNYFTEIDEAIKKRAHKKIDYEQCKSKVRRLVDKPAKDAAKLPRAEKELSMAKEIYDELNDQLKAELPQLIALRVPFYDPSFEALVKIQLRFCTEGYSRLAQIQQYLDPASRDEYANGLLDGKIDDMLAQMQGLSITSLGK is encoded by the coding sequence ATGTCTTGGGGAGGGTTTAAGAAAGCAATCAATCGTGCTGGTGCAGCAGTCACTGTCAAGGATGTTGACAAGACTATGGATAAAGACTTTGACGTGGAGGAAAGAAGATACAAGACGTTAAAAACAGCTGGTACGAATTTACAAAAAGCCGCCAAGGGGTATTTGGACAACATTAGAGCAATCACGAATTCACAAGTTACAATTGCTGagattatttataatttgtaTGAAGAGTCGAAGCAAGGACAATCGCTTTACTCAAATGTCGGGACTTACTACTTGCAGAGTGTGAAAGAGtttgatgaagaaacaGTGAAACAAATAGATGGGCCCTACAGGGAGACTGTCTTGGATCCGATTGGTAAATTTTCAAACTACTTTACTGAAATTGATGAGGCAATAAAGAAGAGAGCCCATAAGAAAATTGACTATGAGCAATGTAAATCGAAAGTAAGAAGATTGGTTGATAAACCTGCCAAAGACGCTGCCAAGTTGCCACGGGCCGAAAAGGAATTGTCAATGGCGAAAGAGATAtatgatgaattgaatgatcAATTAAAGGCAGAGTTGCCACAGTTGATTGCATTAAGAGTGCCCTTCTATGATCCTTCATTTGAGGCATTGGTAAAGATTCAATTGAGGTTTTGTACAGAGGGTTACTCGAGATTGGCACAAATCCAACAATACTTGGACCCAGCATCTAGAGATGAATATGCCAATGGGTTGTTGGATGGGAAGATTGATGATATGTTGGCACAAATGCAAGGTTTGAGTATAACATCTTTAGGGAAATAA